Proteins encoded within one genomic window of Cyanobium sp. Tous-M-B4:
- a CDS encoding sulfotransferase family protein, producing MTAANPAMPAAVDEHFILFQQLPLIYGRVPKVANSSVKAALTRLLDQPPEEGYRTTADALWRKGTHGETTMVDAMEAMQRRSSHFCFSFVRNPFDRLVSAYNNKLIENDTLSTAMQRMGLERHMPFRRFLEVVVATADADLDVHLLPQSSILCIDGVPVPGFIGQMEAMADHWQLLRRRMRQAGLPALGKLPSKNVRRAGETDLTAHFSDENLISLARERYREDVELFYGDHDLYKLARGQLSVTPTPLERITAMLPA from the coding sequence ATGACGGCCGCCAACCCTGCGATGCCGGCGGCAGTGGATGAGCACTTCATCCTTTTCCAACAATTGCCGCTGATTTATGGGCGGGTGCCCAAGGTGGCCAATTCGTCAGTTAAGGCCGCGCTTACCCGACTGCTTGATCAACCGCCAGAGGAGGGCTACCGCACCACCGCCGATGCCCTCTGGCGCAAGGGAACTCATGGCGAAACCACGATGGTCGACGCGATGGAGGCTATGCAACGACGTAGCAGCCACTTCTGCTTCAGCTTCGTGCGCAACCCCTTCGATCGCTTGGTGTCGGCCTATAACAACAAGCTGATCGAAAACGACACGTTGTCGACTGCGATGCAACGAATGGGGCTGGAGCGTCATATGCCGTTTCGACGCTTTCTGGAGGTGGTGGTCGCCACAGCAGATGCTGATTTAGACGTACACCTACTCCCCCAAAGCAGCATTCTTTGCATAGACGGTGTGCCGGTGCCTGGATTCATAGGCCAAATGGAAGCAATGGCAGACCATTGGCAGCTGCTACGCCGTCGCATGCGTCAAGCTGGTTTGCCAGCACTTGGCAAGTTACCCAGTAAAAACGTGCGCAGAGCTGGCGAGACTGACCTTACCGCCCACTTCAGCGACGAAAACCTGATCAGCCTCGCTAGAGAGCGCTACCGAGAGGACGTGGAGCTATTTTACGGCGATCACGACTTGTATAAACTTGCCCGAGGCCAGCTCAGCGTGACACCAACCCCCTTGGAACGCATCACAGCGATGCTGCCCGCCTGA